The Fortiea contorta PCC 7126 genome has a segment encoding these proteins:
- a CDS encoding DUF3155 domain-containing protein, with translation MARRRKRKSRRRQEGRRILEHVPQYSIESGEEKPVTAARKFIQAEGIAPPALLLVKRNEHTTDRYFWAEKGLFGAQYVEENHFLFPSLRTLEAPAGQEALVLAGR, from the coding sequence TTGGCAAGGAGACGGAAGCGCAAAAGTCGTCGTCGCCAGGAAGGACGGCGCATTCTGGAGCATGTTCCTCAATATAGCATCGAGAGTGGCGAAGAAAAACCTGTAACCGCAGCTAGAAAATTCATTCAAGCCGAAGGCATCGCCCCACCCGCATTGCTACTCGTAAAGCGTAACGAACACACCACAGATCGTTATTTCTGGGCAGAAAAAGGACTGTTTGGTGCTCAATACGTAGAAGAAAACCATTTCTTGTTTCCCAGTCTTAGAACCTTAGAAGCGCCTGCGGGTCAGGAAGCTTTAGTTTTGGCTGGTCGGTGA